From a region of the Dehalococcoidia bacterium genome:
- a CDS encoding 2Fe-2S iron-sulfur cluster-binding protein, whose amino-acid sequence MTDRVLATVFRYDPATDVKPYYKVYEIPWKQYLSVLEVLVYIYEEYEGIAFDYGCRGIWCGRCGVMVDGKPVLACMSPVNPGKITIEPLKNLPVIRDLVVDRGKIKSKLHSIMPYLRREKPMEEMPSVSFEAYEKMCGLYRCTECMLCYTVCPVINDDMDLTEFCGPAALLKIALRFYDPRDEADRVAQAVEEGLGHCTMCGLCHDVCYLGTESVKDLPNSFGPSELFYIDHLAVFEDLRKAAKGRGLLGKESGAVHHTAQKSP is encoded by the coding sequence ATGACCGATAGAGTTTTAGCCACAGTTTTCAGATATGATCCGGCCACAGATGTCAAGCCATACTATAAGGTATACGAGATCCCGTGGAAGCAATACCTGTCGGTGCTGGAAGTTCTGGTCTACATCTACGAAGAGTACGAGGGTATAGCTTTTGATTACGGTTGCCGAGGTATATGGTGCGGTCGCTGTGGTGTAATGGTCGACGGAAAACCAGTGCTGGCCTGTATGTCGCCGGTTAATCCGGGCAAGATCACTATAGAGCCATTGAAAAATCTCCCTGTTATCAGGGATCTGGTGGTGGATCGAGGCAAGATTAAATCGAAGCTACATAGCATTATGCCATACCTCCGAAGGGAAAAGCCGATGGAGGAAATGCCAAGCGTCTCCTTTGAAGCATACGAAAAGATGTGTGGGCTATATCGATGCACGGAATGTATGCTGTGTTATACGGTATGTCCAGTGATAAACGACGACATGGACCTCACTGAATTCTGCGGTCCAGCCGCCTTGTTGAAGATAGCGCTGCGTTTCTATGACCCGAGGGATGAGGCTGACAGGGTGGCACAGGCAGTTGAGGAAGGCCTGGGACATTGTACTATGTGCGGCTTGTGCCACGACGTCTGTTATTTAGGTACAGAATCTGTGAAAGACCTGCCAAACTCGTTCGGTCCATCTGAACTCTTCTATATTGATCACCTAGCCGTGTTTGAGGATTTGCGCAAAGCCGCCAAAGGAAGAGGACTGCTAGGGAAAGAATCTGGCGCTGTCCATCACACAGCACAAAAATCGCCGTGA
- a CDS encoding pyruvate formate lyase family protein has translation MMSYQVMEKPALTDKVKRVKDSFFESEVRLSTERIRFVIEAYREAGGESSIITRAKVFDKYLRGMTLYIDENPIVGSLTQYPRGVNPYPEWSTNPMRMSRKTSFGQVSLNEEEVRHIEEAVAYFRDKTHASKVTSIFQTLTGVDRRDLNRHGILADSAGTPMGFCNPDYGKVLGKGLEGVIEEAEQAMARVAPDLHDDFSRLDFYHAVIITARAVIAWAQRYAILAEEMADKEIDAERKAELRRIAKTCRRVPAKPARDFREAIQSFWFIHAAAWIEAAEPGIAPGRFPQYMYPFYRKNIEEEGITREEVIELLELLFIKFSEVGIFVGVLMGTGAQLHTGQTIALGGFTRDGQDASNEIDFLVLEADSRVRMLQPSTVVIWHNRLSHEFLMKCAEVVRVGLGKPCFINGHIAVERHLDRWKDCSLEEAYDFAVVGCVQTGPVHAIDSAWGALINFPKLLEMTLNNGIDPISGKQLGLQTGKVEDFQTYAELNAALKKQLAYFAELGRKASCIAENVDAAFLPTPFAASLTDECLKRGKDILAGGAKFGSDADCLVGVVDVANSMAAIKRLVFEEEKITIKDLLEALRVNFEGYEALHHLLLSAPKYGNQDDCVDRIVREFYDEFMKEELTYKSHLGKADGRPHGVVVAIHSWYGGLVGALPSGRKKGVTLTDGTTSATPGTDRNGPTALIHSGVVAMNPVKYSSNIFNLKFHPSALANNESLEKLLALIKTYMELGGNHIQFNVVDAQTLREAQSHPDQYKTLVVRVAGYSAFFVNLDPNVQKELIDRTELRFA, from the coding sequence ATGATGAGTTATCAGGTAATGGAGAAACCGGCACTGACCGATAAGGTCAAACGGGTAAAGGATAGTTTTTTTGAAAGCGAGGTGAGGTTGTCCACGGAGCGGATCAGGTTCGTGATAGAGGCCTACAGAGAAGCCGGTGGAGAATCCTCGATTATAACTAGGGCAAAGGTATTCGACAAGTATCTGAGGGGGATGACGCTGTACATTGACGAAAACCCTATCGTAGGTAGCCTCACCCAATACCCCCGGGGCGTCAATCCGTATCCAGAATGGTCCACTAACCCGATGAGAATGTCCCGGAAAACCTCATTCGGCCAGGTCAGCTTGAATGAGGAAGAGGTGCGACATATCGAGGAGGCGGTGGCCTATTTCAGGGATAAGACGCATGCATCCAAGGTGACCAGCATCTTTCAGACGTTGACAGGCGTGGATCGTCGCGATCTGAACCGGCATGGCATTCTTGCCGATTCTGCCGGAACCCCGATGGGGTTCTGCAATCCCGACTATGGAAAGGTCTTGGGAAAGGGCCTAGAAGGCGTGATCGAGGAGGCGGAGCAGGCGATGGCCAGGGTTGCCCCCGATCTGCATGACGATTTCAGCCGGCTGGATTTCTACCATGCGGTGATCATCACTGCCAGAGCGGTAATTGCCTGGGCCCAGCGATATGCCATTCTGGCTGAGGAGATGGCGGACAAGGAAATCGATGCCGAACGAAAGGCAGAATTGCGGCGAATCGCCAAGACCTGCCGCCGGGTACCGGCCAAGCCCGCCAGAGACTTCCGTGAGGCCATCCAATCGTTCTGGTTCATTCATGCCGCGGCTTGGATAGAGGCTGCCGAGCCCGGCATTGCGCCTGGGCGCTTCCCCCAATACATGTATCCCTTCTACCGGAAGAATATTGAAGAAGAGGGCATTACACGAGAAGAAGTCATTGAGCTTCTGGAACTGCTGTTCATTAAGTTTTCTGAGGTGGGAATATTTGTGGGCGTACTCATGGGTACGGGAGCACAATTGCACACGGGCCAGACCATTGCCTTGGGTGGATTCACTCGCGATGGCCAGGATGCCAGCAACGAGATTGATTTCCTGGTTCTGGAGGCCGACAGCCGGGTGCGCATGCTTCAGCCAAGTACCGTGGTGATATGGCACAACCGGCTGTCCCACGAATTCCTGATGAAATGCGCTGAAGTTGTGAGAGTCGGCCTGGGGAAACCTTGCTTCATCAATGGTCACATTGCCGTGGAGCGTCACCTTGACCGTTGGAAGGACTGCTCTCTGGAGGAGGCATATGATTTCGCAGTTGTCGGTTGCGTTCAAACCGGGCCAGTTCACGCTATCGATAGTGCATGGGGTGCCCTGATCAATTTTCCCAAGCTACTGGAGATGACCCTTAACAACGGGATCGATCCTATCTCAGGCAAGCAACTGGGTCTTCAAACAGGGAAGGTCGAAGATTTTCAGACCTATGCGGAATTGAACGCGGCTCTGAAGAAACAGCTTGCCTATTTCGCCGAACTGGGCAGAAAGGCCAGCTGCATCGCGGAGAATGTCGACGCAGCGTTTTTGCCAACCCCCTTTGCTGCTTCTCTGACAGATGAGTGTCTGAAAAGGGGCAAGGATATTCTCGCGGGCGGCGCCAAATTCGGCAGCGACGCCGATTGCTTGGTTGGCGTGGTTGATGTGGCCAACTCTATGGCGGCGATAAAAAGACTGGTATTCGAGGAAGAGAAAATCACCATAAAAGATCTACTCGAAGCCCTGCGGGTGAACTTCGAGGGATACGAGGCTTTGCACCATCTGCTTCTGTCAGCTCCCAAATATGGCAATCAGGACGACTGTGTGGACCGCATCGTGAGGGAATTCTATGACGAATTCATGAAAGAGGAGCTTACATATAAGTCGCATCTGGGAAAGGCTGATGGCAGGCCTCATGGGGTTGTGGTTGCCATACACAGCTGGTATGGAGGGTTGGTCGGAGCACTTCCCAGCGGGAGAAAGAAGGGAGTGACTCTCACTGATGGCACCACGTCTGCTACACCCGGAACCGATCGAAACGGACCCACTGCGCTGATCCACTCCGGTGTTGTAGCCATGAATCCGGTCAAATACAGCTCCAACATCTTCAATTTGAAGTTCCACCCATCTGCTTTGGCCAACAACGAATCGCTTGAGAAGTTGCTGGCCCTTATCAAGACTTACATGGAGTTGGGAGGCAATCACATACAGTTCAATGTGGTGGATGCCCAAACCCTGCGAGAGGCCCAGAGCCACCCCGATCAATACAAGACCCTGGTGGTCAGAGTGGCCGGATACAGCGCGTTCTTTGTCAATCTAGACCCAAACGTGCAGAAGGAACTGATAGATCGCACTGAACTGAGGTTCGCTTAG
- a CDS encoding CoA transferase, with protein sequence MLPLEGIRVLDLSQAIMGPLASGMLGDMGAEVIKLEPRYGDLMNGLRVSNKVSSPSDALTTASHLRCNRNKRSIAVDLKKEKGREILIKLVKLSDVFLLNFRSSVVERMRLDYQTISTYNPQIIYAWPTAYGLEGDDKDLPAFDLSGQSRSGLVKHNGPSNESPRPIATPACDHASALYLAYGIMVALFFRERTGIGQQVGTSLLASALSVQAQEMNYYLLSGQLPPKYPRGIGLVSGLYMIFKAKDDWLAITGVPDKRWPAFSKAMGIEHLNDNPKFASANARVDNRDELVTVLDQIFLTKSRDEWLKLFKEAGFGSVTRVNSYAEAAIDPQVVANGYICEINDPRRGPTKIVGIPVQLSKTPGKIRSSYPEVGEHTNDILLSLGYNWEEIGRLTSEEVVGFLAKD encoded by the coding sequence ATGTTGCCGCTAGAAGGAATCAGGGTCCTAGATCTCTCTCAAGCTATTATGGGCCCGCTAGCATCAGGCATGCTTGGTGATATGGGAGCCGAGGTTATCAAGTTGGAGCCGAGATATGGTGATCTAATGAATGGGCTTCGGGTTTCTAATAAGGTTAGCAGTCCTTCAGACGCGCTTACTACAGCTAGTCACTTGCGCTGCAATCGCAACAAAAGAAGCATAGCCGTTGATTTGAAAAAGGAGAAAGGCAGAGAGATACTAATTAAGCTGGTAAAGTTGAGCGATGTTTTTTTGCTCAACTTCCGCTCGAGCGTGGTGGAGAGGATGAGGCTAGACTACCAAACCATATCCACGTACAACCCACAAATCATCTATGCATGGCCTACGGCATATGGGCTGGAGGGTGATGACAAAGATCTGCCGGCGTTTGACCTTTCGGGACAATCAAGAAGTGGATTAGTCAAGCACAACGGACCATCCAACGAATCACCCCGGCCAATTGCCACACCTGCCTGTGACCACGCAAGTGCCTTGTATCTAGCCTATGGTATTATGGTGGCATTGTTTTTCCGAGAGCGAACGGGAATAGGTCAGCAGGTGGGCACATCTCTTCTGGCATCAGCGCTTTCCGTCCAAGCGCAGGAGATGAATTATTATCTCTTGAGTGGTCAGCTACCGCCGAAATACCCGAGAGGAATTGGGCTCGTATCTGGTTTATACATGATTTTCAAGGCCAAAGATGATTGGCTAGCTATCACCGGGGTTCCGGATAAAAGGTGGCCTGCTTTTTCCAAGGCCATGGGCATTGAGCATCTCAACGATAATCCTAAGTTCGCCAGCGCCAATGCCCGAGTTGACAATCGCGACGAACTGGTTACTGTGTTGGACCAGATTTTCCTCACAAAGTCTAGAGATGAATGGCTGAAGCTGTTTAAGGAGGCAGGTTTTGGGTCAGTCACGCGTGTCAACAGCTATGCTGAAGCCGCGATTGATCCTCAGGTTGTGGCCAACGGATATATTTGTGAGATCAACGATCCCCGGCGGGGGCCCACAAAGATCGTCGGCATCCCGGTGCAACTCAGCAAGACACCGGGCAAGATCCGCAGTTCTTATCCGGAAGTCGGAGAGCACACCAACGACATTCTTCTGAGTTTGGGCTATAACTGGGAGGAAATAGGTAGGCTCACGTCAGAAGAAGTCGTAGGATTTCTAGCAAAGGATTGA